In Corticium candelabrum chromosome 1, ooCorCand1.1, whole genome shotgun sequence, the genomic stretch CTGGCATTAGAGCtcgttatatatatatatatatatatatatatatatatatatatatatatatatatatatttgtctgtaagtttgatcacccacgaggctaaaattgTGGGTATAGGCGTAACtcggcatgggtaagaacatgggcagggtggcgtcgtcttccagctttttcagtcaggtccccttttgggggtgcatTGTACAACGACATAGTGCTGTTTCGTTTGTCTTTCAAGAAGGACACTGAATGCctctgatagactcaatttgaagaaagTTTCGTTACGTGAACTCAATCTCATagggtagttttgttttctcataactaagagtgcaatgctcactttcaatatccattgtttgttcacatgccattgttaagtcacaatgctatagctatccagcagtcccatcagactgcgttatctgagcaagctgtagttcatttgtttatcttattaaacatcaaactacatccagagcaaaaaggtgacctcggacggtatgcaCGGAGCGTGTCCTATAGTACCGGCGAGTCAAAaacgacaagatatttttgtgtaggatatctgggtatgTAGAAATATGTCTACCTTCGGTTTTTTGAGTTCGCTCgccgaatacctgccacattcgatacgcctgtttcctgcaacggcagcaacgtcttcaaagtTCTAGCATCCaatgggactgttgaaatggctctgagaagactcactgaagagaTGTGTGACTGCATTaacactgaatccaacctacacatttCCTGCATCCAGCACTACACTGGGAGTGTGAAAACATAAAAAACGGAGAGCAAACTGTTAACAGTGCACTAAATCatgtctgcctgcatgtcaagctactgcatgtatcctatgggtgagtaagaaactgcatgtgacttgcaagtttctgttgcccagCTATATATCTCTGAATGGAAAAGTTGTTGCAAATTTTTCGGAATGGGACACTAACTAATTAgtacattccagtttattcgaacagatgcccacaccagtcacttgaactgaatccacacagggagtgtgtcgatttctaccaaagAATTGCACATGACATGtctacacacgctcaaactgagtcttccatcataacactacagtactttGCCTGTACGAAGGATGGGTCATGTATCTATGTAGCAATAAAATTGCAAGATGGCCTTGTTTATGTACATTGGGATTACTGGAAGACGTGCCATGTATGTAGCTATGCCTGTGGTTTAATGACCCACACTGATTTAGATTGGTATTGACAGATTGAAGAAGTTGTGGTGTGTTTCTGTTTATAAGAACAAAAATTGTCTGTTGTTGGTCTGTCAACACGTTTTGGTTGCAGTGACTGGTTGATACTGTGGCTAAACTACATGACAGATTAGTGTTAGTGGtcctgttgtgttgtatggtTTCACTGCAAATGTTAgattttacacacacacacacacacacacacacacacacacacacacacacacacacacacacacacacacacacacacacacacacacacacacacacacacacacacacacacacacacacacacacacacacatacaccactgTACCATGCACACAAAGGTGGGCTTTTGATGTATATGGTTGAGATCCATTTCTCCAATATCGTCTGATGTAATGAATGATGATTGGTCCCACGCGTTAAAGGGCGTGGTCAAGCATGAATTTGAATTCTTTGCCTGAGTTGTACAACAGGGGACGAAGAAAGAGGGTCTGGGTATACAAGTTCACACAGTGACTCACAAATAtcttaaacaaataaattattaaattaattatttataggCTGTACAGGAAGTTCTCGGCAGTCCATCTCTGGTGAAAGTACTAATTTTGATTATTGGCACGGCCATGGCTGTAGCTATTGGCCGGCTGCACCGGCTCTGCTTCTAATAGAGTAGTCTAATATGTTGAGAATCCTAACGTTAATACAAtgatctaatgtattgagatatgcatctctctaatacaatagtttgGTGTATTGAGATGATGTTAGCATATAAATATTTACTACGATAGtattaatgtattgagagatatttttatttaattgatgTAGAAAGAGACCTGCAACGCAGCCTGTGCTGTCGAGGTTGAGAACAAGTTGTAGGAGATTTAATAATTGTATGGATTCTCTGTGTATAAAGTCTGCTCCTGTGATGGAACCAGAATGTAGTGAAGGGCTGTCTCCAACAAGTATATTTCATTATCATTCAAAGAGAGCCATTCCTACAAAAGGACCGGGTGAGTTTACTAATTCTTCAATCAGTAGGCCTGTTGCATGCTCAACTTGTTTGATaatgtgtttggtgtgtgtgtgtgtgtgtgtgtgtgtgtgtgtgtgtgtgtgtgtgtgtgtgtgtgtgtgtgtgtgtgtgtgtgtgcgtgcgtgcgtgtgtgtgtgcgtgcgtgcatgcgtgcgtgtgtgtgtgcatgtgtgcatgcgtgtgtgtgtgcgtgcatgtgtgtgtgtgtgtgtgtgtgtgtgtgtgtgtgtgtgtgtgtgtgtggatttaCTTGTTTAATTGTCTGTGAACTTcatgtgtttaattaatagagatGATCACACAGTCACTAGTAATTTAAGTTGTGTTTGCACTATTGCTTCCACAGTTATGAGCCTCCAAAAACCTTCAAAAAACGTTTATAATTTCTAGATCTATGACTATGCAGGTTACTGATGTACCTGATGTAGCTTAGTCGGAATTATTAAAGCAAGCTGGGATGGACTATATCTATGGCAATCATTTGTTCTGTTGCTGCTTCACATTGAATTAATCATACAAACTCTCACATACGGCAAAGAGAGACATGCACACCCACCATCCAGCCTCCTACTTCAGCTACctcgtactgtacgtactgcaaactatactgaacacaagttctaatttctctctaattcagttacttttgtgatggaggaacttcagcaatcataatgcgagatGGTGAATGCCAGCCTGTATTGCCATTATGCGTTGTTGATCTCCATTTGTTACAGTTTCCAATGTAGAATTCAATTGCGACttgacctgctggaatgttgtcacagtatccctcaatctgtctgtgatgGGCAGGATTATCATCAGCTGGACCACCATACACAACTCCCTCAATAgtcataggtccactgcactcgttaccgttgaatgtaaaataccatcgagaacagcaAGCACCACTGGAGCATAGAAGCCCGAGatttcctgcatatgcaacatgtagagctgaattgttgtcatgtttcctaaaattacagttctgttgaaaagaaagcagaaacaagtcacacgTTGATAATTGTAATCACAAATCGAGTTGGAATAACCTGAATCAGACCGCTGTCCTTTCTATCATTTCTattccacacacactgtttccagttgagtgtcatagcttctcctttctctcctttccttcctgttTCTCCTTTTATTCCTTGTGGACCTTGTGGACCTTGTGGGCCTTGTGGACCTTGTGGACCTTGTGGACCTTGTGGACCTATCTTCCCAGCATTACCTTTACCACCgacatctccaactaatcctctctctccttttattcctttctctccttttcttccttcttctcctttaATTCCTTGTGCACCAgcatctccaactaatccttTCTCTCCGTTCATTCCCttttctcctttcattccatctCGTCCGGGTGATCCATTAACTCCAGCTGATCCGGGTACTCCAGGTACTCCAGGTACACCAGCAGACACATATGTCTACTCAGTAAACAAAATCACATacaaatatttgaaatattttaattactacTTGATGACTCATCAtaacctgctgatttctctcatctgATGCACTTTGATCAGCAgaagtagcaatgacttgaGTGAGCACaagaactgtcacaaaaaatgaaaacatgatgatgaccgatatcctcgatactgatgaagtgagctggtgagcttgctcttatatacttctcctcacacaccctcacatccGGGGCGGGtacagtctagtctgaaataGAACATTTCCACCTAATCTAATGTTTCCAAAATCATCTACAAATGATGACCTCAATATGTTTTCATatccagcccctccccctttctCATTTCCTGCCTACAAGTTCATATTGTCATTTTCGTAATCAGCACATCATTTTCTACAACACCCTATTTGCATTGATCTCTCACATTGTCACCCACCATCGCAAATATGCTAAAGTGTGCAAAACTTATTAACTCACTGCACGTGCTTTCTCACCAAATAGACACCAAAAAGCATTTTTGTATAGATGATCAAACAATAAGACTTTTACAACCTTTGATAGACAAAAAGTGCAACA encodes the following:
- the LOC134183038 gene encoding collagen triple helix repeat-containing protein 1-like isoform X2, which codes for MFSFFVTVLVLTQVIATSADQSASDERNQQTYVSAGVPGVPGVPGSAGVNGSPGRDGMKGEKGMNGEKGLVGDAGAQGIKGEEGRKGEKGIKGERGLVGDVGGKGNAGKIGPQGPQGPQGIKGETGRKGEKGEAMTLNWKQCVWNRNDRKDSGLIQNCNFRKHDNNSALHVAYAGNLGLLCSSGACCSRWYFTFNGNECSGPMTIEGVVYGGPADDNPAHHRQIEGYCDNIPAGQVAIEFYIGNCNKWRSTTHNGNTGWHSPSRIMIAEVPPSQK
- the LOC134183038 gene encoding collagen triple helix repeat-containing protein 1-like isoform X1 produces the protein MFSFFVTVLVLTQVIATSADQSASDERNQQTYVSAGVPGVPGVPGSAGVNGSPGRDGMKGEKGMNGEKGLVGDAGAQGIKGEEGRKGEKGIKGERGLVGDVGGKGNAGKIGPQGPQGPQGPQGPQGPQGPQGIKGETGRKGEKGEAMTLNWKQCVWNRNDRKDSGLIQNCNFRKHDNNSALHVAYAGNLGLLCSSGACCSRWYFTFNGNECSGPMTIEGVVYGGPADDNPAHHRQIEGYCDNIPAGQVAIEFYIGNCNKWRSTTHNGNTGWHSPSRIMIAEVPPSQK